The Manis javanica isolate MJ-LG chromosome 14, MJ_LKY, whole genome shotgun sequence genomic interval TTATTAATACATTCTTAGTTTTTTCCATATGTTATACAATCCAAAGTTGTTGAAATAATGTATACACATGGGTGTAGTAAATACAAAGTTTGTGGAGAGGTAGAAGAACTGCCTGTCTATGGAGAAGTGAATCTCCCAGGAAGAAGTgtccctcctcttttattctctttatgaATTGCTTTTGAGATAGAAGCAAATGTTTTATTTGCCACTGTTCCAGGTTTTAGATTTAGATAATACAAAAGAACCACTGTAATCCGCCAGTGCATGCTAAGGAAAGATTTGTTAAACAGTATAGTGCAGGAAGAACACAGACATTTAATGCAATATTAAGGAGATTCAGAACACCCAGGCTGTTTCCAGGGGCCATTCTTAGTCACAGAGGACATGTTTCCTCCAGATTGCAAACCAGAACACCTGGGAATCCACATTCCCTTTCAAGTATGAGACTTTTCTGACTATCTTCTCAAGTACCCAAAAGCAGAATGCatgatcaataaacaaaaatcaagacaGCCTAACAGAAACCGGGTACAAATATGAATGTGCACATTTTTTCTACCAATGCTTGAAAGCTGTAACTGTCAGACCTGAGgacaacttcattcttttccattaGTATACTTTATTCCAATTTCCTGCAGAATCACCACCAGGGTTCCACATAACCCTGGAGATAAGCACAGATTTGCAACTGAGCAGCTAAATTAAACTTGGACTTACACAAAtcttaagaataaaatgcctttATTCTTGGAGAAAAATGATATTCCCTTCACCCAGAGCTTCTTAGTGATCAGCTTCTCCAGAGTAGCTCTCATGGCTTTGTTTCttaggctgtatatgatgggattAAGGGAAGGCggcaacaaaatataaaaagatgatAGAACATGATCGGTGACCCATGTAGACCCTAAAATAGGTTTCAGATAAGCAATAAAAGCAGTTGAGAGAAAAAGTACAACCACTACCAGGTGTGGGAGGCAAGTGGAATAGGCTTTTGACCGTCCTTCTGTGGATGGAATCTTTCTGACAGTGGAGAAGATGTATATGTATGAGATTATGATGCAGATAAAGCAACATAAGTCCAAGACTGCATTAATAAGAATGAGCACGATTTCTGCAGTCACATTCTCTGAGCAAGTAATAGCTAACAACTGGGGAATGTCACAAAAGAATTGCTGGATTTCATTGGGCCCACAGTAAGTTAGGGAAAAGGTTCCTGCTATATGTATAATGGATATCAAGCCACTGCTGAGCCAGGACAGAGTCACCATATGCACACACAGGCCCCTGTTCATGATGAGCTCATAGTGCAGAGGATGGCAGATGGCAGCATAGCGGTCAATGGACATCTCTGTGAGCAGGAacagctctgccactgtggca includes:
- the LOC140846054 gene encoding olfactory receptor 14A16-like; the encoded protein is MKNISVVAEFLLLGFSGPSRLQFLQSGIFVVIYLLALVGNGLIVTIASLDPCLRTPMYFFLKNLSLSDVCLMSSTVPKTVANSLTHINSISFSGCVMQVFLVPFATVAELFLLTEMSIDRYAAICHPLHYELIMNRGLCVHMVTLSWLSSGLISIIHIAGTFSLTYCGPNEIQQFFCDIPQLLAITCSENVTAEIVLILINAVLDLCCFICIIISYIYIFSTVRKIPSTEGRSKAYSTCLPHLVVVVLFLSTAFIAYLKPILGSTWVTDHVLSSFYILLPPSLNPIIYSLRNKAMRATLEKLITKKLWVKGISFFSKNKGILFLRFV